A single region of the Mycobacterium lentiflavum genome encodes:
- the rpoZ gene encoding DNA-directed RNA polymerase subunit omega codes for MSISQSDASLTVVDQFDPSAGGPRAYDTPLGITNPPIDELLDRVSSKYALVIYAAKRARQINDYYNQLGEGILEYVGPLVEPGLQEKPLSIAMREIHADLLEHTEGE; via the coding sequence GTGAGTATTTCGCAGTCCGACGCGTCGCTGACCGTCGTGGATCAATTCGATCCTTCGGCGGGTGGACCGCGCGCCTACGACACCCCGCTGGGCATCACCAACCCGCCTATCGACGAACTGCTCGACCGCGTGTCGAGCAAGTATGCGCTGGTGATCTACGCGGCCAAGCGCGCCCGGCAGATCAACGATTACTACAACCAGCTCGGCGAGGGCATCCTCGAGTACGTCGGCCCGCTGGTTGAGCCGGGGCTGCAGGAAAAGCCGCTCTCGATCGCGATGCGTGAGATCCACGCCGACCTGCTCGAGCACACCGAGGGCGAGTAA
- a CDS encoding lysoplasmalogenase, whose protein sequence is MEVPYAPRVMAGCWVAACWAGIAYGVYLTVIAVQSPPGTELTGHWVLQPPFKALMAVLLSVAAFAHPIVSERRWLMPAMLLSATGDWLLAIPWWTMSFVLGLAAFLCAHLCIMGALAPLVVKESLTRTRIAVMAVLCVTAIALLAWFWPHLGPENLTIPVAVYVVVLTAMACTAIAARLPTIWVAVGAACFMGSDAMIAISRFILGNEALAVPIWWLYAAALILITAGFFFGRDVAAADNDREPVEG, encoded by the coding sequence ATGGAGGTACCGTACGCACCCCGCGTGATGGCCGGCTGCTGGGTGGCAGCCTGCTGGGCGGGCATCGCCTACGGCGTGTATTTGACCGTGATCGCGGTGCAGTCTCCGCCGGGAACCGAGCTCACCGGGCATTGGGTGCTGCAGCCACCGTTCAAGGCGTTGATGGCCGTGCTGCTGAGCGTCGCCGCGTTCGCGCATCCCATCGTCAGCGAGCGGCGCTGGCTGATGCCTGCGATGCTGCTGTCGGCCACCGGCGACTGGCTGCTGGCGATCCCGTGGTGGACGATGTCATTTGTCTTGGGGCTGGCGGCATTTCTGTGCGCGCACCTGTGCATCATGGGCGCGCTGGCTCCGTTGGTGGTCAAAGAGTCGCTGACGCGAACTCGCATCGCGGTGATGGCGGTGCTGTGCGTGACGGCGATCGCGCTGCTGGCGTGGTTCTGGCCGCACCTGGGCCCGGAGAACTTGACGATCCCGGTGGCGGTGTACGTGGTCGTGCTGACCGCGATGGCGTGCACCGCGATAGCGGCCCGGCTGCCGACGATCTGGGTGGCGGTAGGGGCGGCGTGCTTCATGGGGTCGGACGCGATGATCGCGATCTCCCGGTTCATCCTGGGCAATGAGGCGCTGGCGGTGCCGATCTGGTGGCTGTATGCGGCGGCGCTGATCCTGATCACGGCGGGGTTCTTCTTCGGTCGCGACGTTGCCGCCGCTGACAATGACCGCGAGCCTGTCGAGGGCTGA
- a CDS encoding pyridoxamine 5'-phosphate oxidase family protein, translated as MAKEFSRLDESLREFIDSQAVFFVATAPSEGGRINLSPKGYRDTFAVLDDHRVAYLDLFGSGVETIAHLRDNGRITLMFCSFTRNSRILRLFGTGRVVRPDDTEFPSLLNHFGDQHAGVRAAIVVDLERIADACGYAVPYYELVDERPVLETYHAKASTETYQRSIGRNLHSIDGLPALDADHPLPG; from the coding sequence GTGGCCAAGGAGTTTTCGCGTCTCGACGAGTCGCTGCGCGAATTCATCGACAGCCAGGCCGTGTTCTTCGTCGCCACCGCTCCCTCAGAAGGGGGCCGAATCAACCTCTCCCCCAAGGGATATCGCGACACCTTCGCGGTACTCGACGATCACCGCGTGGCCTACCTCGATCTGTTCGGCAGCGGCGTGGAAACGATCGCGCACCTGCGCGACAACGGCCGGATCACCCTGATGTTCTGCTCGTTCACCCGGAACTCGCGGATCCTGCGACTGTTCGGCACCGGACGCGTCGTGCGACCCGACGACACCGAATTCCCCAGTCTGCTAAACCATTTCGGCGACCAGCATGCGGGCGTGCGGGCCGCGATCGTCGTCGACCTGGAGCGGATCGCGGACGCCTGCGGATACGCGGTGCCGTACTACGAGCTCGTCGACGAACGGCCGGTGCTCGAGACCTATCACGCCAAGGCGAGCACCGAGACCTACCAGCGCTCCATCGGGCGCAATCTGCACAGCATCGACGGACTGCCCGCGCTGGACGCCGACCACCCCCTGCCGGGCTAG
- the metK gene encoding methionine adenosyltransferase, with translation MSEKGRLFTSESVTEGHPDKICDAISDSVLDALLAEDPRSRVAVETLVTTGQVHVVGEVTTTAKAAFADITNTVRARILDIGYDHSDKGFDGLTCGVNIGIGAQSPDIAQGVDTAHEARVEGAADPLDSQGAGDQGLMFGYAINDTPERMPLPIALAHRLSRKLTEVRKNGTLPYLRPDGKTQVTIAYEDDVPVRLDTVVVSTQHADGIDLEKTLDPDIRRHVLQTVLDELAHDTLDSSGTRVLVNPTGKFVLGGPMGDAGLTGRKIIVDTYGGWARHGGGAFSGKDPSKVDRSAAYAMRWVAKNIVAAGLAERVEVQVAYAIGKAAPVGLFIETFGTATVDPVKIEKIVPEVFDLRPGAIVRDLDLLRPIYAQTAAYGHFGRTDIELPWEQLNKVDDLKRAI, from the coding sequence GTGAGCGAAAAGGGTCGGCTGTTTACCAGTGAGTCGGTGACCGAGGGGCATCCCGACAAGATCTGCGACGCGATCAGCGACTCGGTCCTCGACGCGCTTTTGGCGGAGGATCCGCGCTCACGTGTCGCGGTCGAGACGCTGGTGACCACCGGGCAGGTGCACGTGGTCGGCGAGGTTACGACGACCGCCAAGGCGGCGTTCGCCGACATCACCAACACGGTGCGCGCCCGGATCCTCGATATCGGCTACGACCACTCGGATAAGGGCTTCGACGGCCTGACCTGCGGTGTGAACATCGGCATCGGCGCGCAGTCGCCCGACATCGCCCAGGGCGTCGACACCGCCCACGAAGCCCGCGTCGAGGGCGCGGCGGACCCGCTGGACTCCCAGGGCGCCGGCGACCAGGGCCTGATGTTCGGTTACGCGATCAACGACACCCCGGAGCGGATGCCGCTGCCCATCGCGCTGGCCCACCGGCTGTCGCGCAAACTCACCGAGGTCCGCAAGAACGGAACGCTGCCGTACCTGCGTCCGGACGGCAAGACGCAGGTCACCATCGCCTACGAGGACGACGTCCCGGTCCGGCTGGACACCGTGGTCGTCTCGACCCAGCACGCCGACGGCATCGACCTGGAGAAGACGCTGGACCCCGACATCCGTCGGCACGTGCTGCAGACCGTGCTCGACGAGCTGGCTCACGACACCCTGGACTCGTCGGGGACGCGGGTGCTGGTCAACCCGACCGGCAAGTTCGTGCTCGGCGGGCCGATGGGTGATGCGGGCCTGACCGGCCGCAAGATCATCGTCGACACCTACGGTGGCTGGGCGCGCCACGGCGGTGGCGCCTTCTCCGGTAAGGATCCGTCCAAGGTGGACCGGTCGGCCGCGTACGCGATGCGCTGGGTGGCGAAAAACATCGTTGCGGCGGGGCTGGCGGAGCGTGTCGAGGTGCAGGTGGCCTACGCGATCGGCAAGGCCGCCCCGGTCGGGCTGTTCATCGAGACGTTCGGCACCGCCACCGTCGACCCGGTCAAGATCGAGAAGATCGTGCCCGAGGTGTTCGACCTGCGGCCCGGCGCGATCGTGCGCGACCTGGACCTGCTGCGCCCGATCTACGCGCAGACCGCCGCGTACGGCCACTTCGGCCGTACCGACATCGAGCTGCCGTGGGAGCAGCTGAACAAGGTCGACGACCTCAAGCGCGCCATCTAG
- a CDS encoding primosomal protein N' — MLSVPHLDREFDYLVSAEQSDDAQPGVRVRVRFHGRLVDGFVLERRNDTDHVGKLGWLDRVVSAEPVLTPEIRRLVDAVAARYAGTRPDVLRLAVPARHARVEREATAIRPPPVVAPVDPSCWEVYGRGDQFLTALAESRAARAVWQALPGEQWADRFAEAAAQTVRSGRAVLAIVPDQRDLDALWLAATARIGEDSVVALSAGLGPAARYRRWLAALRGQARLVIGTRSAVFAPLNDLGLVMVWSDADDSLAEPRAPYPHAREVAMLRAHQARCAALIGGYARTAEAQALVRSGWAHDIVATRPVVRARTPRVVALDDTGYADERDPAARTARIPSIALRAARTSLQAGAPVLIQVPRRGYVPSLACGRCRAIARCRHCTGPLALAESLQERGPGAVCRWCGRGEPVLRCARCGSETVRAVVVGARRTAEELGRAFAGTQVITSSGDAIVAEVAAHPALVVATPGAEPRADGGYGAALLLDTWALLGRQDLRAAEDALWRWMSAAALVRARGDGGVVTVIADSSIPTVQSLIRWDPVGHAESDLTARSEVGLPPSVHMAAIDGSTDAVTALLDEAHLPAGAEQLGPVDLPPGVRRPPGTPAGVPVIRMLVRVPREQGLELAASLRRGVGVLSARQSHEPVRVQIDPPQIG; from the coding sequence ATGCTGTCGGTGCCGCACCTGGATCGCGAGTTCGATTACCTGGTGTCGGCCGAGCAGTCCGACGATGCCCAGCCGGGGGTACGAGTGCGGGTCCGGTTCCACGGCCGTCTGGTCGACGGGTTCGTGCTGGAGCGCCGCAACGACACCGACCACGTCGGCAAGCTGGGCTGGCTCGATCGCGTCGTGTCCGCCGAGCCGGTGCTCACCCCGGAGATCCGCCGGCTGGTCGATGCCGTCGCGGCGCGTTACGCCGGGACCCGCCCGGACGTGTTGCGCCTGGCCGTCCCGGCCCGGCACGCCAGGGTGGAGCGGGAAGCCACGGCGATCCGGCCGCCGCCGGTCGTGGCGCCCGTCGACCCGTCCTGCTGGGAGGTCTACGGTCGCGGCGATCAGTTCCTGACCGCGTTGGCCGAGTCGCGGGCCGCGCGCGCCGTGTGGCAGGCGCTGCCGGGGGAGCAGTGGGCGGACCGGTTCGCCGAGGCGGCCGCGCAGACGGTCCGCAGCGGGCGCGCGGTGCTGGCGATCGTGCCCGATCAGCGGGATTTGGACGCGTTGTGGCTGGCCGCGACCGCCCGGATCGGCGAGGACAGCGTGGTCGCGCTGTCCGCGGGATTGGGACCGGCGGCGCGCTACCGGCGCTGGCTGGCGGCGTTGCGGGGCCAGGCGCGGCTGGTGATCGGTACGCGCAGTGCGGTTTTCGCGCCGCTGAACGACCTGGGGCTGGTCATGGTCTGGTCCGACGCCGACGACAGCCTGGCCGAGCCGCGGGCGCCCTACCCGCATGCCCGCGAGGTGGCGATGCTGCGTGCGCATCAGGCGCGGTGCGCCGCACTGATCGGCGGCTACGCCCGCACCGCCGAGGCCCAGGCACTGGTGCGCAGCGGCTGGGCCCACGACATCGTCGCGACGCGGCCGGTGGTGCGGGCCCGCACGCCGCGGGTGGTCGCCCTCGACGACACCGGCTACGCCGACGAACGCGACCCGGCGGCGCGCACCGCACGGATTCCGTCCATCGCGCTGCGCGCCGCCCGGACGTCGCTTCAGGCGGGAGCGCCGGTGCTGATCCAGGTGCCGCGCCGGGGTTACGTGCCGTCGCTGGCCTGCGGGCGCTGCCGCGCCATCGCCCGGTGCCGGCACTGCACCGGGCCTTTGGCACTAGCGGAGTCGTTGCAGGAGCGCGGACCCGGGGCGGTGTGCCGGTGGTGCGGACGCGGCGAGCCGGTGCTGCGGTGTGCCCGGTGCGGGTCGGAGACGGTCCGCGCGGTGGTGGTCGGGGCCCGGCGCACCGCCGAGGAGCTGGGCCGTGCGTTCGCCGGCACGCAGGTCATCACCTCGTCGGGCGATGCGATCGTGGCCGAGGTCGCCGCCCATCCGGCGCTGGTGGTCGCCACGCCGGGCGCCGAACCCCGCGCGGACGGCGGGTACGGCGCGGCGCTGCTGCTGGACACCTGGGCACTGCTGGGCCGTCAGGATTTACGCGCCGCCGAGGATGCGTTGTGGCGCTGGATGAGTGCGGCGGCGCTGGTGCGGGCCCGCGGCGACGGCGGTGTGGTGACGGTGATCGCCGATTCATCCATTCCCACAGTGCAATCGCTGATCCGATGGGATCCAGTGGGCCACGCCGAGAGCGACCTGACGGCGCGCAGCGAGGTCGGATTGCCGCCCAGCGTCCATATGGCGGCCATCGACGGCAGCACCGACGCGGTGACGGCATTGCTCGACGAGGCCCACTTGCCCGCCGGCGCCGAGCAGCTCGGGCCGGTCGACCTGCCGCCCGGGGTGCGGCGTCCGCCGGGCACCCCGGCCGGCGTCCCGGTGATCAGGATGCTGGTCCGCGTCCCCCGCGAGCAGGGTCTGGAGTTGGCGGCGAGCCTGCGTCGCGGCGTCGGCGTGCTCAGCGCCCGGCAATCGCACGAGCCGGTGCGGGTGCAAATCGACCCGCCGCAAATTGGTTAG
- a CDS encoding alpha/beta hydrolase, whose product MIEPTARPEIDPTLKALLDLFPTTFNADDGVELARERLKMLKVPPELLPDLRIEDRTIGHGERNDIAVRIYWPPTPAETYPVVVFFHGGGFCLGDLDTHDHVARAHAVGAEAIVVSVDYRLAPEHPYPAGVSDAWAALQWVGAHAGTLGGDPSRIAVAGDSAGGNLAAVLAVLARDNAGPDLVFQLLWYPVVTADLSLPSHTENAFAPILDREVIEAFLTWYLPPEIDVTDPTVLPATLAPANADLSGLPPAFIGTAEHDPLRDDGARYAAMLNAAGVAAELSNEPTLVHGFVNFAPVIPAAAAATDRGLTALRKALYP is encoded by the coding sequence ATGATTGAACCCACCGCCCGGCCTGAGATCGATCCGACGTTGAAAGCGTTGCTCGATCTGTTCCCGACGACGTTCAACGCGGACGACGGTGTCGAGCTCGCGCGCGAGCGGCTCAAGATGCTCAAGGTGCCGCCGGAATTGCTGCCCGACCTGCGGATTGAAGACCGGACGATCGGCCACGGGGAGCGCAACGACATCGCGGTCCGGATCTACTGGCCGCCCACTCCGGCCGAGACCTACCCCGTCGTCGTCTTCTTTCACGGCGGCGGCTTCTGTCTGGGCGACCTGGACACCCACGACCACGTCGCCCGCGCGCACGCGGTCGGCGCCGAGGCCATCGTGGTATCCGTGGACTACCGGCTCGCGCCGGAGCATCCGTATCCCGCCGGCGTCAGCGACGCCTGGGCCGCACTGCAGTGGGTCGGCGCGCACGCCGGCACTCTGGGCGGCGACCCGAGCCGCATTGCGGTGGCCGGGGATTCGGCGGGCGGCAACCTGGCCGCGGTCCTGGCGGTGCTGGCCCGCGACAACGCCGGGCCGGACCTGGTGTTCCAGCTGCTGTGGTATCCGGTAGTGACCGCGGATCTTTCGCTGCCGTCGCACACCGAGAACGCCTTCGCGCCCATCCTGGACCGCGAGGTGATCGAGGCCTTCCTCACCTGGTACCTGCCCCCGGAGATCGACGTCACCGACCCGACGGTGCTGCCCGCCACGCTTGCGCCGGCCAACGCCGACCTGTCGGGTTTGCCACCGGCCTTCATCGGCACCGCCGAACACGACCCGCTGCGCGACGACGGTGCGCGCTATGCCGCCATGCTCAATGCTGCGGGCGTTGCGGCGGAGCTGAGCAACGAGCCGACCCTGGTGCACGGCTTCGTCAACTTCGCGCCCGTGATCCCCGCGGCCGCCGCGGCCACCGACCGCGGGTTGACGGCGCTACGGAAGGCGCTGTACCCCTAG
- the pyrF gene encoding orotidine-5'-phosphate decarboxylase has product MTGFGVRLAEAKARRGPLCLGIDPHPELLRAWELPATADGVSTFCDICVEAFAGFAVVKPQVAFFESYGSAGYAVLERTIAALRSAGVLVLADAKRGDIGTTMAAYAAAWAGDSPLAADAVTASPYLGFGSLRPLLEAAAAHDRGVFVVAASSNPEGATVQRATFDGRAVSQLVIDQAAVVNRASNPNEPGYVGVVVGATVFEAPDVSALGGPVLVPGVGVQGGRPEALAGLGGAAPGQLLPAVAREVLRAGPSVSDLRAAGQRMLDSVAYLGAP; this is encoded by the coding sequence ATGACGGGGTTTGGCGTCCGGCTGGCCGAGGCCAAGGCGCGCCGCGGGCCATTGTGTCTGGGCATCGACCCACACCCCGAGCTGCTGCGGGCGTGGGAGCTGCCCGCCACCGCCGACGGTGTCTCCACGTTCTGCGACATCTGTGTGGAGGCCTTTGCCGGCTTCGCCGTCGTCAAGCCCCAGGTGGCCTTCTTCGAGTCGTACGGCTCGGCCGGCTACGCGGTGCTGGAACGCACGATCGCCGCGCTGCGCTCGGCCGGGGTGCTGGTGTTGGCCGACGCCAAGCGCGGGGATATCGGCACCACGATGGCGGCCTACGCCGCGGCCTGGGCCGGCGACTCACCGCTGGCCGCCGACGCCGTGACCGCCTCGCCGTATCTGGGGTTCGGCTCGTTGCGCCCGCTGCTGGAAGCCGCCGCAGCGCACGACCGCGGGGTGTTCGTGGTGGCGGCGAGTTCCAACCCGGAGGGTGCGACCGTGCAGCGTGCCACCTTCGACGGCCGCGCGGTGTCCCAGCTCGTCATCGACCAGGCGGCGGTGGTCAACCGGGCGTCGAACCCGAACGAGCCCGGATACGTCGGCGTGGTCGTGGGCGCGACGGTTTTCGAGGCGCCCGACGTCAGCGCGCTGGGCGGGCCGGTGCTGGTTCCGGGCGTCGGCGTGCAGGGCGGCCGTCCCGAGGCCCTGGCGGGCCTGGGTGGGGCCGCTCCGGGCCAATTGCTGCCCGCCGTGGCACGCGAGGTGCTGCGGGCCGGACCGAGCGTCTCGGACCTGCGCGCAGCGGGCCAACGAATGCTGGACTCGGTCGCCTACCTAGGCGCGCCATAG
- the coaBC gene encoding bifunctional phosphopantothenoylcysteine decarboxylase/phosphopantothenate--cysteine ligase CoaBC, with protein MDRKRIVVGVSGGIAAYKACTVVRQLAEAGHEVRVIPTESALRFVGAATFEALSGQPVHTGVFTDVPEVPHVRLGQQADLVVVAPATADLLARAVHGRADDLLAATLLTARCPVLFAPAMHTEMWLHPATVDNVATLRRRGAVVLEPAFGRLTGTDSGKGRLPEAEEITTLAQLLLERGDALPYDLAGRKLLVTAGGTREPIDPVRFIGNRSSGKQGYAVARVAAQRGAEVTLIAGHTVGLIDPAGVEVVHISSAQQLADAVSKHAPAADVLVMAAAVADFRPARVAAAKIKKGPNDADDAPTIELVRNDDVLAGAVRARAHGELPNMRAIVGFAAETGDANGDVLFHARAKLRRKGCDLLVVNAVGDGRAFEVDSNDGWLLASDGTEAALQHGSKTLMASRIVDAIVTFLQGESG; from the coding sequence GTGGATCGCAAGCGGATCGTCGTCGGTGTCTCCGGCGGTATCGCCGCCTACAAGGCGTGCACCGTCGTCCGGCAGCTCGCCGAGGCGGGCCACGAGGTCCGCGTCATCCCGACCGAATCCGCGCTGCGCTTCGTCGGCGCCGCCACGTTCGAGGCCCTGTCCGGGCAGCCGGTGCATACCGGCGTCTTCACCGACGTCCCCGAGGTGCCGCACGTCCGGCTTGGTCAGCAGGCCGACCTGGTCGTGGTGGCGCCGGCCACCGCGGACCTGTTGGCCCGCGCCGTCCACGGCCGCGCCGATGATCTGCTGGCCGCGACGCTGCTCACAGCGCGATGTCCGGTGCTGTTCGCCCCGGCGATGCACACCGAGATGTGGTTACACCCGGCCACCGTCGACAATGTGGCGACATTGCGCCGTCGGGGCGCTGTAGTGCTGGAACCGGCGTTCGGACGGCTCACCGGCACGGACAGCGGCAAAGGACGGCTTCCCGAGGCCGAAGAGATCACCACCCTGGCCCAGCTGCTGCTGGAGCGCGGTGACGCGCTGCCCTACGACCTGGCCGGCCGCAAGCTCCTGGTGACCGCCGGCGGCACCCGCGAGCCGATCGACCCGGTGCGCTTCATCGGCAACCGCAGCTCGGGCAAGCAGGGCTACGCCGTGGCACGGGTCGCCGCCCAGCGCGGCGCCGAGGTCACGCTGATCGCGGGCCACACCGTCGGGCTCATCGACCCGGCCGGCGTCGAGGTGGTGCACATCAGCTCGGCGCAGCAGCTCGCTGACGCGGTGTCGAAGCACGCGCCCGCCGCCGACGTGTTGGTGATGGCGGCCGCGGTCGCTGACTTCCGGCCCGCGCGCGTTGCCGCCGCGAAGATCAAAAAGGGTCCGAACGATGCCGACGACGCCCCGACCATCGAGTTGGTGCGCAATGACGACGTGCTGGCCGGCGCGGTCCGGGCGCGAGCGCACGGTGAGCTGCCCAACATGCGGGCCATCGTCGGGTTCGCGGCCGAGACCGGCGACGCCAACGGCGACGTGCTGTTCCACGCGCGAGCGAAGTTGCGGCGCAAGGGATGTGACCTGTTGGTCGTCAATGCGGTTGGCGACGGCAGGGCGTTCGAGGTGGACAGTAACGACGGCTGGCTGCTGGCGTCCGACGGAACCGAGGCCGCGCTGCAGCACGGATCGAAGACGCTGATGGCCAGTCGCATCGTTGACGCCATCGTCACTTTTCTGCAGGGCGAGAGCGGATAG
- a CDS encoding alpha/beta hydrolase yields the protein MPSFDKADEKPPIDPILLKVLDAVPFRLSTDDGIDAARQRFRDLPRRPVHPELRVEDRTIDGSAGAIDIRIYWPPTDSGDAMLPVVVYFHGGGFVIGDLDTHDGTAREHAVGADAIVVSVDYRLAPEHPYPAAVEDAWAATRWVAEHGAELGADTDRLAVAGDSAGGNIAAAVAQQTRDEGGPSIAFQLLWYPSVMWDQSLPSFAENATAPILDTKAIAQFSRWYAGDLDLSNPPVGMAPGRAKNLAGLPAAYIGVAGYDPLRDDGITYGKALAAAGVPAEVHNAETMVHGYLGYAGVVPAATAGANRGLAALRNALYR from the coding sequence ATGCCCAGCTTTGACAAAGCCGACGAGAAACCTCCTATCGACCCCATCTTGCTGAAGGTACTCGACGCGGTTCCGTTCCGGCTATCCACCGACGACGGCATCGACGCTGCGCGCCAGCGGTTCCGCGATCTGCCGCGCCGGCCGGTGCACCCCGAATTGCGCGTCGAGGACCGCACCATCGACGGCTCGGCTGGTGCTATCGACATTAGAATCTATTGGCCGCCAACCGATTCCGGTGACGCCATGCTGCCCGTCGTCGTCTACTTCCACGGCGGCGGGTTCGTGATCGGCGACTTGGACACCCACGACGGCACCGCCCGCGAGCACGCGGTGGGCGCCGATGCGATCGTGGTGTCCGTCGATTACCGGCTGGCTCCCGAGCATCCGTATCCCGCTGCCGTGGAAGACGCTTGGGCGGCAACGCGGTGGGTCGCCGAGCACGGTGCCGAGCTGGGTGCCGACACCGATCGGCTGGCCGTTGCCGGGGATTCGGCGGGCGGCAACATCGCCGCGGCGGTCGCCCAGCAGACCCGCGACGAGGGCGGACCGTCGATTGCCTTCCAGCTGTTGTGGTATCCGTCGGTGATGTGGGACCAGTCACTGCCGTCCTTCGCCGAGAATGCGACCGCGCCGATTCTCGACACCAAGGCTATCGCGCAGTTCTCTCGTTGGTACGCAGGCGATCTCGACTTGTCCAATCCGCCGGTGGGCATGGCGCCCGGGCGGGCGAAGAACCTGGCCGGCCTGCCAGCGGCCTACATCGGCGTCGCCGGCTACGACCCGCTGCGCGACGACGGCATCACCTACGGCAAGGCGCTGGCCGCCGCGGGCGTTCCCGCCGAGGTGCACAACGCCGAGACCATGGTGCACGGCTACCTCGGCTATGCGGGCGTGGTTCCCGCCGCCACGGCCGGGGCGAATCGGGGGCTCGCGGCGCTAAGGAATGCGCTGTATAGGTGA
- the gmk gene encoding guanylate kinase: MNVDEGPDAEHRARPEPSGKGRVVVLSGPSAVGKSTVVRCLRERVPNLHFSVSATTRAPRPGEVDGVDYHFVSPARFQQLIDEGALLEWAEIHGGLQRSGTPAAPVRAAMSSGFPVLIEVDLAGARAIKKAMPEAITVFLAPPSWADLEARLLGRGTETPEAMTRRLQTAREELAAQDDFDQVVVNSQLESACAELVSLLVGNAPGPA; the protein is encoded by the coding sequence GTGAACGTCGACGAAGGACCGGACGCCGAGCACCGCGCACGCCCTGAGCCATCCGGCAAGGGGCGTGTGGTGGTGCTGTCCGGTCCCTCAGCGGTCGGCAAGTCAACAGTGGTCCGGTGTCTGCGAGAGCGGGTACCGAACCTGCATTTCAGTGTCTCGGCTACGACGCGGGCGCCGCGGCCGGGCGAAGTCGACGGCGTCGACTACCACTTCGTCAGTCCGGCCCGTTTCCAGCAACTCATCGACGAGGGCGCCCTGCTGGAGTGGGCCGAGATCCACGGTGGACTGCAGCGATCGGGTACTCCGGCGGCACCGGTCCGGGCCGCGATGAGCTCGGGATTTCCGGTGCTCATCGAGGTGGACCTGGCCGGAGCCCGGGCGATCAAGAAGGCGATGCCGGAGGCCATCACCGTGTTCCTGGCCCCGCCCAGCTGGGCGGATCTGGAGGCCCGGCTCCTCGGGCGTGGCACCGAAACGCCGGAGGCCATGACGCGCCGCCTGCAGACCGCCCGGGAGGAACTGGCAGCTCAAGACGACTTCGACCAGGTCGTGGTCAACAGTCAATTGGAGTCTGCGTGCGCGGAATTGGTATCCTTGCTGGTGGGAAACGCGCCTGGGCCGGCCTGA
- the mihF gene encoding integration host factor, actinobacterial type, with product MALPQLTDEQRAAALEKAAAARRARAELKDRLKRGGTNLTQVLKDAESDEVLGKMKVSALLEALPKVGKVKAQEIMTELEIAPTRRLRGLGDRQRKALLEKFGSA from the coding sequence GTGGCCCTTCCCCAGTTGACCGACGAGCAGCGCGCGGCCGCGTTGGAGAAGGCGGCTGCCGCACGTCGAGCACGAGCAGAGCTGAAAGACCGTCTCAAGCGCGGTGGCACCAACCTGACCCAGGTGCTCAAGGACGCCGAGAGTGATGAAGTCCTGGGCAAGATGAAGGTATCTGCGCTGCTTGAGGCGTTGCCGAAGGTGGGCAAGGTCAAGGCGCAGGAAATCATGACCGAGCTGGAGATCGCTCCGACCCGCCGTCTGCGTGGTCTCGGCGACCGTCAGCGCAAGGCCCTGCTGGAAAAGTTCGGCTCCGCCTAG
- a CDS encoding MarR family transcriptional regulator, whose amino-acid sequence MSTENTMEASESLDVITDALLTASRLLVSLSARSIAQVDENITIAQFRTLVILSNRGPVNLATLANLLGVQPSATGRMVDRLVAAGLIDRLPHPTSRRELIAALTKRGREVVRRVTAHRRAEIAAIVEKMPAAERHGLVRALTAFTAAGGEPDANLDIDL is encoded by the coding sequence ATGTCCACGGAAAACACGATGGAAGCCAGCGAGTCGCTCGACGTCATCACCGATGCGTTGCTCACCGCGTCGCGGTTGCTGGTCAGCCTGTCGGCCCGGTCGATCGCGCAGGTCGACGAGAACATCACCATCGCACAGTTCCGCACCCTGGTGATCCTCTCCAACCGGGGCCCGGTCAACCTGGCCACGTTGGCCAACCTGCTGGGGGTGCAACCGTCGGCCACCGGACGCATGGTCGACCGGCTCGTCGCGGCCGGACTGATCGACCGGCTGCCGCACCCCACGTCCCGGCGTGAGCTGATCGCCGCCCTGACCAAGCGGGGCCGGGAGGTGGTGCGTCGGGTCACCGCCCATCGGCGCGCCGAAATCGCTGCCATCGTCGAGAAGATGCCGGCGGCCGAGCGTCACGGACTGGTGCGCGCCCTGACGGCCTTCACCGCGGCCGGCGGAGAGCCCGACGCCAACCTGGACATCGACCTATGA